A window of the Salvelinus sp. IW2-2015 linkage group LG37, ASM291031v2, whole genome shotgun sequence genome harbors these coding sequences:
- the LOC111960225 gene encoding ribonuclease kappa-A, whose protein sequence is MVSCLFCGPKLAACGIVISIWGVIMLAMLGIFFTTHSAVLIDDVPFKEEDMHNDQEPPHTIYGLYNQVGYNCFIAAGIYVLVAALSFCQIKLNHRKEYMVR, encoded by the exons ATGGTTTCGTGTTTATTTTGCGGTCCCAAGTTGGCCGCCTGCGGTATTGTCATCAGCATCTGGGGAGTCATAATGCTG gcaATGTTGGGTATTTTCTTCACCACCCACTCTGCAGTGCTGATAGATGATGTGCCTTTCAAAGAGGAAGACATGCACAATGa tcaagAGCCTCCCCACACCATCTACGGCCTCTATAACCAGGTTGGATACAACTGTTTCATCGCAGCGGGTATCTATGTGCTGGTTGCCGCTCTCTCCTTTTGCCAGATTAAACTCAACCATCGCAAGGAGTACATGGTGCGCTAG
- the LOC111960224 gene encoding chromatin complexes subunit BAP18 isoform X3: MTSASTKVGEIFSAAGAAFTKLGELTMQLHPVADSSPAGAQIKTTVKRKLYDESGMPISTDSPKKAVKKTAVTMATTATPTVIAVPTAQVVLPAGLQGNVTVAPPAMKKQKTSADVTLSALNDSDVNSDLEGLGEGSNSKKLNFDQDNLNLDSGLIMNSSDLPLLSR; this comes from the exons ATGACTTCAGCCTCAACGAAG GTTGGAGAGATCTTctcagcagcaggagcagcttTCACTAAGCTGGGTGAACTGACCATGCAGCTGCATCCCGTGGCTGACTCCAGCCCTGCAGG GGCTCAGATTAAAACCACAGTCAAGAGGAAGCTCTATGACGAGAGTGGGATGCCCATCTCCACCGACTCCCCAAAGAAGGCCGTGAAGAAGACTGCTGTCACCATGGCCACCACGGCTACTCCAACTGTCATCGCTGTGCCAACTGCTCAGGTCGTCTTGCCGGCAGGTCTCCAGGGCAACGTGACCGTGGCTCCTCCCGCTATGAAGAAACAGAAGACCTCAG CAGACGTGACCCTGAGCGCTCTGAATGACTCTGATGTGAACTCTGACCTAGAGGGACTGGGAGAGGGATCCAACTCCAAGAAACTCAACTTCGATCAGG ACAACCTGAACCTCGATTCCGGCCTCATCATGAACTCAAGTGACCTGCCGCTCCTCTCTCGTTGA
- the LOC111960224 gene encoding chromatin complexes subunit BAP18 isoform X4, with product MTSASTKVGEIFSAAGAAFTKLGELTMQLHPVADSSPAGAQIKTTVKRKLYDESGMPISTDSPKKAVKKTAVTMATTATPTVIAVPTAQVVLPAGLQGNVTVAPPAMKKQKTSDVTLSALNDSDVNSDLEGLGEGSNSKKLNFDQDNLNLDSGLIMNSSDLPLLSR from the exons ATGACTTCAGCCTCAACGAAG GTTGGAGAGATCTTctcagcagcaggagcagcttTCACTAAGCTGGGTGAACTGACCATGCAGCTGCATCCCGTGGCTGACTCCAGCCCTGCAGG GGCTCAGATTAAAACCACAGTCAAGAGGAAGCTCTATGACGAGAGTGGGATGCCCATCTCCACCGACTCCCCAAAGAAGGCCGTGAAGAAGACTGCTGTCACCATGGCCACCACGGCTACTCCAACTGTCATCGCTGTGCCAACTGCTCAGGTCGTCTTGCCGGCAGGTCTCCAGGGCAACGTGACCGTGGCTCCTCCCGCTATGAAGAAACAGAAGACCTCAG ACGTGACCCTGAGCGCTCTGAATGACTCTGATGTGAACTCTGACCTAGAGGGACTGGGAGAGGGATCCAACTCCAAGAAACTCAACTTCGATCAGG ACAACCTGAACCTCGATTCCGGCCTCATCATGAACTCAAGTGACCTGCCGCTCCTCTCTCGTTGA
- the LOC111960224 gene encoding chromatin complexes subunit BAP18 isoform X1: protein MTSASTKVGEIFSAAGAAFTKLGELTMQLHPVADSSPAGAKWTDTEIEQLRSTVVRFGDDLNSLSSVIKERTVAQIKTTVKRKLYDESGMPISTDSPKKAVKKTAVTMATTATPTVIAVPTAQVVLPAGLQGNVTVAPPAMKKQKTSADVTLSALNDSDVNSDLEGLGEGSNSKKLNFDQDNLNLDSGLIMNSSDLPLLSR, encoded by the exons ATGACTTCAGCCTCAACGAAG GTTGGAGAGATCTTctcagcagcaggagcagcttTCACTAAGCTGGGTGAACTGACCATGCAGCTGCATCCCGTGGCTGACTCCAGCCCTGCAGG AGCTAAGTGGACGGACACTGAGATTGAGCAGCTGAGATCGACGGTGGTGAGATTTGGTGATGACCTGAACTCTCTCAGCTCTGTCATCAAGGAGCGTACCGT GGCTCAGATTAAAACCACAGTCAAGAGGAAGCTCTATGACGAGAGTGGGATGCCCATCTCCACCGACTCCCCAAAGAAGGCCGTGAAGAAGACTGCTGTCACCATGGCCACCACGGCTACTCCAACTGTCATCGCTGTGCCAACTGCTCAGGTCGTCTTGCCGGCAGGTCTCCAGGGCAACGTGACCGTGGCTCCTCCCGCTATGAAGAAACAGAAGACCTCAG CAGACGTGACCCTGAGCGCTCTGAATGACTCTGATGTGAACTCTGACCTAGAGGGACTGGGAGAGGGATCCAACTCCAAGAAACTCAACTTCGATCAGG ACAACCTGAACCTCGATTCCGGCCTCATCATGAACTCAAGTGACCTGCCGCTCCTCTCTCGTTGA
- the LOC111960224 gene encoding chromatin complexes subunit BAP18 isoform X2 codes for MTSASTKVGEIFSAAGAAFTKLGELTMQLHPVADSSPAGAKWTDTEIEQLRSTVVRFGDDLNSLSSVIKERTVAQIKTTVKRKLYDESGMPISTDSPKKAVKKTAVTMATTATPTVIAVPTAQVVLPAGLQGNVTVAPPAMKKQKTSDVTLSALNDSDVNSDLEGLGEGSNSKKLNFDQDNLNLDSGLIMNSSDLPLLSR; via the exons ATGACTTCAGCCTCAACGAAG GTTGGAGAGATCTTctcagcagcaggagcagcttTCACTAAGCTGGGTGAACTGACCATGCAGCTGCATCCCGTGGCTGACTCCAGCCCTGCAGG AGCTAAGTGGACGGACACTGAGATTGAGCAGCTGAGATCGACGGTGGTGAGATTTGGTGATGACCTGAACTCTCTCAGCTCTGTCATCAAGGAGCGTACCGT GGCTCAGATTAAAACCACAGTCAAGAGGAAGCTCTATGACGAGAGTGGGATGCCCATCTCCACCGACTCCCCAAAGAAGGCCGTGAAGAAGACTGCTGTCACCATGGCCACCACGGCTACTCCAACTGTCATCGCTGTGCCAACTGCTCAGGTCGTCTTGCCGGCAGGTCTCCAGGGCAACGTGACCGTGGCTCCTCCCGCTATGAAGAAACAGAAGACCTCAG ACGTGACCCTGAGCGCTCTGAATGACTCTGATGTGAACTCTGACCTAGAGGGACTGGGAGAGGGATCCAACTCCAAGAAACTCAACTTCGATCAGG ACAACCTGAACCTCGATTCCGGCCTCATCATGAACTCAAGTGACCTGCCGCTCCTCTCTCGTTGA